A stretch of the Flavobacterium aquiphilum genome encodes the following:
- a CDS encoding DUF4960 domain-containing protein, translated as MKKVNKIYVFFIAAFIVFMCNACDERENYDSDLPSSLNIINAMKIGETSATIDNLSGVINVVLPANTSLQGLKLDIASPKGVTTSPANGTIVDLSNPLELKTNFNGKIRNFIINAKVLPNQIAFINEASSIEGIADDDIKAIAKWAQSTYSNDFIYIPFNELTIQSLAHVNVLLFYYDQEGSSALPQAILNKKNVITQFVVEGGKMLTGGMANTMIAEIGRDKSGLLTIKSNGSGGVNNDIWSIDGGVNFQNDQRNSPVFNFTTIISTDLNGYFPVINGGFKEDHNTMWDLGPLLAAGHQLGQFAEFQRLYGGKVLATWSGVTDEAVAGIIEFAPTSVYAGTIIGIGFGGMEWSMNDNRTNVYDANIKGIYRNSIDYLKTK; from the coding sequence ATGAAAAAAGTCAATAAAATTTATGTTTTTTTCATTGCAGCATTTATAGTTTTTATGTGTAATGCCTGCGACGAACGAGAAAATTATGATAGTGATTTGCCGAGTTCATTGAATATAATTAATGCAATGAAAATTGGGGAAACATCTGCAACCATTGATAATTTATCAGGAGTAATTAATGTTGTACTTCCTGCTAATACAAGCTTGCAAGGATTAAAACTTGATATTGCTTCGCCAAAAGGTGTAACAACCAGTCCTGCCAATGGAACAATTGTTGATTTGTCAAACCCATTAGAACTTAAAACAAATTTCAATGGGAAGATCAGAAACTTTATTATAAATGCAAAAGTTTTACCAAATCAAATTGCATTTATTAATGAAGCATCCAGTATAGAAGGAATTGCGGATGACGATATAAAGGCCATAGCAAAATGGGCTCAAAGCACTTATAGTAATGATTTTATATATATCCCTTTTAATGAGTTAACTATTCAATCATTAGCTCATGTAAATGTTCTTTTATTTTACTACGATCAAGAAGGAAGTTCGGCATTGCCTCAAGCAATTTTAAATAAAAAGAATGTTATTACACAATTTGTTGTGGAAGGAGGGAAAATGCTTACTGGCGGTATGGCAAATACTATGATTGCTGAAATTGGTAGAGATAAGAGTGGACTTTTAACCATAAAAAGTAATGGTTCAGGAGGTGTAAACAATGATATTTGGTCAATTGATGGAGGTGTCAATTTTCAGAATGACCAAAGAAATAGCCCTGTTTTTAATTTCACCACTATTATTTCGACAGATTTAAACGGCTATTTTCCAGTTATCAATGGTGGCTTTAAAGAAGATCATAACACAATGTGGGATTTAGGCCCATTATTGGCTGCTGGTCACCAGTTAGGACAATTTGCAGAATTTCAAAGACTTTATGGAGGTAAAGTCTTGGCAACTTGGAGTGGAGTGACAGATGAAGCTGTGGCAGGAATTATCGAATTTGCTCCAACATCCGTTTATGCGGGGACTATTATTGGGATAGGTTTTGGCGGTATGGAATGGTCAATGAATGACAATAGAACTAATGTATACGATGCCAATATAAAAGGTATTTACCGTAATAGTATAGATTATCTTAAAACAAAATAA
- a CDS encoding carbohydrate kinase family protein, whose product MLKITCFGEVLWDVFPTHKKIGGAPLNVAVRLQSFGNDVAMISAVGNDKKGENLIDFLKDGGVNAELIQVNTEYKTGKVKVMLNEKGSASYDIMFPRAWDKIELQNHAIERVKESDAFVFGSLVARDEQSKETLFALIEASKYAVFDVNLRKPYYTPELLIALLKKADFIKFNDDELFEISRYMGSVHNSLEQNLQFVANQIQAKSICVTKGRHGAVLLHETKLFYNSGYQINVVDTVGAGDSFLASLISKLLNNVNPQEAIDFACAVGALVAQSEGANPILKIEDIGLFINPLTNK is encoded by the coding sequence ATGTTAAAAATAACCTGTTTTGGAGAAGTTTTATGGGATGTTTTTCCTACTCATAAAAAAATTGGAGGTGCACCATTGAATGTTGCCGTTAGATTGCAATCATTTGGTAATGATGTCGCCATGATTAGCGCTGTTGGGAATGATAAAAAAGGAGAAAATTTGATAGATTTTCTTAAAGATGGAGGTGTCAATGCAGAATTGATTCAAGTAAATACGGAATATAAAACCGGAAAAGTGAAAGTGATGCTAAATGAAAAAGGTTCGGCATCATATGACATCATGTTTCCAAGAGCTTGGGATAAAATCGAATTGCAAAATCATGCAATTGAGAGGGTCAAAGAATCGGATGCATTTGTTTTTGGCAGTTTAGTTGCTCGTGATGAACAGTCTAAAGAGACACTTTTTGCATTAATTGAGGCTTCTAAATATGCAGTTTTTGACGTGAATCTTAGGAAACCATATTATACTCCAGAGCTTTTAATAGCCCTATTAAAAAAAGCCGATTTTATTAAGTTTAATGATGATGAGCTTTTTGAAATCAGCCGTTATATGGGATCAGTGCATAATTCGTTAGAACAGAATTTACAATTTGTCGCTAATCAAATCCAAGCAAAGAGCATTTGTGTGACCAAAGGCAGGCACGGAGCTGTATTATTACATGAAACAAAACTATTTTATAATAGCGGTTATCAGATAAATGTAGTAGATACAGTCGGAGCAGGAGATTCTTTTTTGGCTTCACTTATTAGTAAATTATTAAACAATGTAAATCCTCAAGAAGCTATTGATTTTGCGTGTGCAGTAGGTGCATTAGTGGCTCAAAGTGAAGGTGCAAATCCAATTCTTAAAATTGAGGATATTGGACTTTTTATTAATCCCTTAACTAATAAGTAA
- a CDS encoding DUF5018 domain-containing protein, translating into MKTIKQVFLKYKAIIALLMILLTLGSCEKSDNFDDRVPDYTNAIIQSFKVGDKYAEINHTLGTITATLPAGTDLTKVKPEIRIPDGATISPSADQTFDFTKGAIVFEIKSSDGANRKYTVSLAVYGNPKMLSFGIADKKGVIDDTKGTVAIEIGSQDGNVNNLAPTFVIAEGTTVDVASGVARNFTSPAVYTILSNNGYTAKQYTVTVTQIAAPRIDTFTINGVGGIIDNQNNTINVTLPPGTAINALTPVITAPTGQTVSPASGVSQDFSKGTVEYTVTNTEKLTKKYTVKITLIAATKIAFLGLQNSVNELADDDAKAAAIYLQSVYGNDFKYVKISDISADNMGDVKVAMIYYLTPAENLGFFATPGNASTMLPPELRTGAAQAEVLKSFVKRGGDMFLAGEASALIFSLGRIPTSYAYTENGCSAAAGCIDHGHASNDHWGLGMRDLNNSGNRRNHPIFNGLTFLGGAGDEYLPLQNSDTREVRLVWWPHFDGLLTPSCCGQDAATKFENTFTATKFGTLKWIGDAFGYGAIEWKRTDLTNAVDFDTRISTNYKGHIFTMEDTITGYEWDSNGGTNDYQSNIKKLTTNIIDYLYSIQND; encoded by the coding sequence ATGAAAACAATCAAACAAGTATTTTTAAAATATAAAGCAATTATTGCTTTACTGATGATCCTTTTAACCTTGGGATCTTGTGAGAAAAGTGATAATTTTGATGACAGGGTACCTGATTACACCAATGCAATTATTCAATCTTTTAAAGTAGGGGATAAATATGCCGAAATAAATCATACCCTAGGAACAATTACCGCAACATTACCAGCGGGTACAGATTTAACAAAAGTTAAACCTGAAATTAGAATACCAGATGGAGCAACAATATCGCCTTCTGCTGATCAAACGTTTGATTTTACTAAGGGGGCGATAGTGTTTGAAATTAAATCCAGTGATGGTGCAAATAGAAAGTATACGGTATCATTGGCTGTTTATGGCAATCCAAAAATGCTTTCATTTGGAATTGCGGACAAAAAAGGAGTTATTGATGATACAAAAGGTACTGTGGCAATCGAAATAGGGAGTCAAGACGGCAATGTAAATAATCTCGCTCCAACATTTGTTATTGCCGAAGGAACGACAGTAGATGTAGCTTCAGGAGTTGCACGAAATTTTACAAGCCCTGCTGTTTACACTATTTTATCAAATAATGGATATACAGCTAAGCAATACACGGTTACAGTTACACAAATTGCTGCTCCTAGAATTGATACATTTACTATCAATGGTGTTGGAGGAATCATTGATAACCAAAATAACACTATCAATGTTACTCTTCCTCCTGGAACTGCTATAAATGCTTTAACCCCCGTAATTACTGCACCTACAGGGCAAACTGTGAGTCCTGCATCTGGCGTATCTCAGGACTTCTCTAAAGGCACTGTTGAATATACAGTTACAAATACCGAAAAATTAACTAAAAAATATACTGTAAAAATTACTCTTATTGCTGCCACAAAAATTGCATTTTTAGGATTGCAGAATAGTGTAAACGAACTTGCTGATGATGATGCGAAAGCTGCTGCTATCTATTTGCAAAGTGTTTACGGGAATGATTTTAAATATGTGAAAATTTCGGACATTTCAGCTGATAATATGGGTGATGTGAAGGTAGCTATGATTTATTATTTAACTCCCGCAGAAAACCTGGGCTTCTTTGCTACACCTGGGAATGCATCAACTATGTTGCCGCCAGAATTACGCACTGGAGCGGCTCAAGCTGAGGTACTTAAATCATTTGTAAAAAGAGGAGGAGATATGTTTTTAGCAGGAGAGGCAAGTGCTTTAATATTTTCTTTAGGCAGGATTCCAACTAGTTATGCGTATACTGAGAATGGTTGTTCAGCTGCTGCAGGCTGCATTGATCATGGTCATGCATCAAATGATCATTGGGGGTTAGGTATGAGAGATTTAAATAATTCAGGAAACAGAAGAAATCATCCTATTTTTAATGGTTTAACATTTTTAGGTGGTGCTGGTGACGAATATTTACCCTTGCAAAATAGTGATACTAGAGAAGTTCGTCTTGTTTGGTGGCCTCATTTTGACGGTTTGTTAACCCCAAGTTGTTGTGGTCAGGATGCTGCAACTAAGTTTGAAAATACTTTTACTGCTACTAAATTCGGTACATTAAAATGGATCGGAGATGCTTTTGGATATGGAGCTATTGAATGGAAGAGAACTGATTTAACAAATGCGGTCGATTTTGACACCCGAATTAGCACTAATTATAAAGGGCATATTTTTACAATGGAGGATACCATAACCGGCTATGAGTGGGACTCAAATGGAGGGACAAATGATTATCAGTCAAATATTAAAAAATTGACTACGAATATCATTGATTATCTATATTCTATTCAAAATGACTAA